The Anaplasma platys genome segment TGCTGACAGCAACATGTTATTTATAACGGCTGGAATGGGGGGAGGTACCGGCACTGGTGCGGCTCCGGTCATAGCAAAAGCAGCAAAGGAAAACAAAATATTGACTGTGGGAGTTGTCACCAGGCCGTTCCATTTTGAAGGCGCTCACAGAATGAGGACCGCGGAGCTTGGGCTTGAGGAACTGCAGAAGTATGTTGATACACTGATAGTGATTCCTAACCAAAACCTCTTCAGGTTGGCAAACGAAAACACGACGTTTGCTGATGCCTTTCGTCTCGCTGATACTGTCTTGCACACCGGGGTGCGGGGGATAACTGACCTCATGGTGATGCCTGGCCTTATCAATCTTGACTTTGCTGACGTCAAGGTGGTAATGAGCGAGATGGGTAAAGCGATGATGGGCACCGGAGAGGCTGACGGGGAAAACAGAGCTGTTTATGCGGCTGAAGCTGCGATTTCTAACCCGCTTCTAGATAACATTTCAATGAAGGGCGCCCGTGGCATCCTGATAAACATTACGGGCGGATCGGACATGACATTGTTCGAGGTAGACGCCGCAGCGAATCGCATAAGAGAAGAAGTGGATGACAACGCAAACATCATCTTTGGTTCGACCTTTGATGAGGGTAGCAATGGTAAAATTCGTGTTTCGGTGCTGGCAACAGGTATTGATGGCAGTCACTTTCAGAAACATCCCACCACTGAAAAAGCTGCCGAACAAAAACCACCAACCTCCTCAGTCGCGTATGCCTTTGCTGGACCTTCAGTAGGAGAAAGGCCTTCGTTTGGAATAAATTCAGATAGCACAGATTCTTCTGTTGGTGACCCTTATCTCAGAGAACAAGGAGCCGCTTCATTTAACTGGAATAGCAAGTCCTTCGATGTGCCGGCATTTCTGAGAAAGAAATAGTGCAAGGCTGTAACTGCAATTACTGGCTCTTAAAGTCAGAGCCCAATGACTATTCTTGGAGGATGATGTCTGAGGATCGCGTTACTCCCTGGGATGGAGTTCGGAGTCCGCAGGCCATTGCCAACATGAAGAAGGCCAAGGTTGGGGATCTTGCTTTCTTTTACCACTCTGGTGTGGAACGTGCCATACAGGGCGTTGTAAGGGTGGTAAAGAATTTCTACATCCCGGAGAATGTATTATATGGGCACTTCGAAGTGGAATACCAATTTGACATGCAGAGAGTTATCAGCCTGGCTGAAATTAAGAGAACCCCTCAATTGAGTTCCATGACAATTCTACGCCAGCCAAGACTGTCTGTAGCAGCCATAACAGCCGAAGAATGGAATACAATCATGGAACTGTCACAAAAGACATGCCCATAGAAATTCAAACGCATTCCCCGCGCTGGTTTAGACTTGTTAAAAAACCCCACGCGACGACGAGAAGGGTACTGCAGGTTGCCCTCAAAGAAATTGATGTCATTGAACAAATAACCAACATTTCTGTGGTTCTTGCCAACGACTCTCTTTTGCGGGAACTCAATTTGCAATATCGCAAAAAAGACAAGCCTACTAACGTTTTGTCTTTTAATTATGATATTGGCACCAGTTGTTGTGGCGAGATATTTCTTTCTATCGATACAATCTTCCGGGAAGCATGCGAGATGAAAATAGAAACAGCGGCTCACTTTATCCACATGCTGCTCCATGGTTTTCTACACATTAGAGGATACACCCATGATGGAGCAAAGGACACGGCTTTGATGCAATCCAAGGAGATATATCTGTTGTCACAGTTTGGCATACAAAACCCCTACGCTTGTGGATAGAGCTCATGTTATTTACACGCAGAGTACCTGCAAGGCCTAGAAAAACAATTACTGTTTCCTAGCAAAAAGCACCCTTACTATTTTAGCCACGACGCTTCACATGTGGTCTGTTGTTGCTCCGAGTACCACAAGACTTTCCGGTAGCAGACGAGCATGCTATTTACCACTCTATACCGGGGAAGAAGGCATAATATTTTATTCTAGGTGCGGGTTGGCATTTTTGAACTCACAACCCATGACGACTAGATATAAAACCCATTATCCTACTGCAAAATCTCTAGAATTTTGGTGTCCTATCAGGCTTTTAGCATAGTTTGCTGCGATTGAAATTGATCCTGAAACACACTGCGAGTAGAATGGACATATGAGTAATGAGGTCCCGTTGCGCAATGGTCGGTGTTGGAGACAATTTAGTTCTACTGGGTATGTTTTGCGCCCCTCACGGCGTGCGCGGGCACGTTAAGGTGAAAACTTTCACAGATCGCCCCGATGATATTGCCGCTTACGGCCTGCTATTTGACGAGACAAACAATAGTTCTTACTCCCTATCTGTAGTCACTGTGTTAAAAAACGATTTCGTAATTGCCAAGATTGCGGGCGTTGATAACAGAACCCAGGCGGAAGCTCTAAAAAATATAAAACTCTTCTGTAGAGCTTCATGCTTACCTCGTCTGCATGGAGACGAATATTACAAGAATTCTCTGATAGGACTGAGAGTGGAGCTCACCGATGGATCGTCTTTTGGTACAGTTTCCGAAGTCTTTAACTTTGGTTCCGGGGACATACTGGAAATAAAAACTCCTGCCGGGAAAACCAAACTGTTTCCTTTCAATCAGGAGACATTTCCCCACATAGATATTTCCTCCGGGATAATCTCTCTACGGCCACCGGAGACTGTAGGTGCTGTTTAATGATTTTCAACGTCTTGACTATTTTCCCCGCTATGTTTCCTGGTCCTCTGGGTTGTTCCGTAACGGGAACGGCTCTTCTAAAAGATTTGTGGACCCTCAATGTTTTTGATATTCGCTCCTATGCTGACAAAAACCATGAAAATGCCAAAGCTTCGGTGGACGACAGACCCTACGGCGGCGGCCCTGGCATGGTGCTGCGCGCCGATGTTCTTGGACGCTGTGTAGACGACGTTTTAGCGGCTCATCCAGGAACAAAGCTTGTGTATACTTCACCGCGCGGGGCAAAGTTTAATCAAGATATCGCTAGACAAACTATAGATTTTGACAATATAACCTTACTCTGCGGGCGCTTTGAGGGAATTGACGAAAGAGTCGTTAGCTACTATAACTTTTCCGAGCTGAGCATCGGTGACTATGTGTTGACCGGTGGGGAGTTGGCAGCTATGGTTGTGATAGACTCTTGTGTCAGGTTGCTACCCGGC includes the following:
- the ftsZ gene encoding cell division protein FtsZ — encoded protein: MSLHVYLPDQSVVRPRITVLGVGGAGGNAVNNMIQSCLQGVSFVVANTDAQALDCSLAEKRIQLGLNLTRGLGAGSLPEVGRGAAEESIEEIIGEIADSNMLFITAGMGGGTGTGAAPVIAKAAKENKILTVGVVTRPFHFEGAHRMRTAELGLEELQKYVDTLIVIPNQNLFRLANENTTFADAFRLADTVLHTGVRGITDLMVMPGLINLDFADVKVVMSEMGKAMMGTGEADGENRAVYAAEAAISNPLLDNISMKGARGILINITGGSDMTLFEVDAAANRIREEVDDNANIIFGSTFDEGSNGKIRVSVLATGIDGSHFQKHPTTEKAAEQKPPTSSVAYAFAGPSVGERPSFGINSDSTDSSVGDPYLREQGAASFNWNSKSFDVPAFLRKK
- a CDS encoding EVE domain-containing protein, with amino-acid sequence MMSEDRVTPWDGVRSPQAIANMKKAKVGDLAFFYHSGVERAIQGVVRVVKNFYIPENVLYGHFEVEYQFDMQRVISLAEIKRTPQLSSMTILRQPRLSVAAITAEEWNTIMELSQKTCP
- the ybeY gene encoding rRNA maturation RNase YbeY, which gives rise to MEYNHGTVTKDMPIEIQTHSPRWFRLVKKPHATTRRVLQVALKEIDVIEQITNISVVLANDSLLRELNLQYRKKDKPTNVLSFNYDIGTSCCGEIFLSIDTIFREACEMKIETAAHFIHMLLHGFLHIRGYTHDGAKDTALMQSKEIYLLSQFGIQNPYACG
- the rimM gene encoding ribosome maturation factor RimM (Essential for efficient processing of 16S rRNA) → MVGVGDNLVLLGMFCAPHGVRGHVKVKTFTDRPDDIAAYGLLFDETNNSSYSLSVVTVLKNDFVIAKIAGVDNRTQAEALKNIKLFCRASCLPRLHGDEYYKNSLIGLRVELTDGSSFGTVSEVFNFGSGDILEIKTPAGKTKLFPFNQETFPHIDISSGIISLRPPETVGAV
- the trmD gene encoding tRNA (guanosine(37)-N1)-methyltransferase TrmD → MIFNVLTIFPAMFPGPLGCSVTGTALLKDLWTLNVFDIRSYADKNHENAKASVDDRPYGGGPGMVLRADVLGRCVDDVLAAHPGTKLVYTSPRGAKFNQDIARQTIDFDNITLLCGRFEGIDERVVSYYNFSELSIGDYVLTGGELAAMVVIDSCVRLLPGVVGNAESLEYESMSGGLEYPHYTRPATWRSLSVPDVLLSGHHGEIEQWRREAAKEITKQRRPDLFRET